One part of the Leptospira paudalimensis genome encodes these proteins:
- a CDS encoding ParA family protein, with protein MKIITSASLKGGVSKSTISIFLALAISQLKKKVLVIDLDPQSYSLTDFFLRDLSIDEIDKKNAYHAFSDRKQLKDCMFPSQGITVIPCSPDLQDLGAELQNDPGLLLRSKKEISSLPFDYVIIDTPPSPVYEFKIGLYAADIVLSPLTYDRWSLSGLLKAKKQVELIGRSGLKTPKHVAVPSMVSDKTKDDVIDILKEGKFKHTKSYITRSAAVQSAIMKGNGLKSGSKSEQEFSSLASEVISL; from the coding sequence ATGAAAATTATTACTTCAGCAAGTTTGAAAGGTGGCGTTTCCAAAAGTACCATTTCTATCTTTTTGGCCTTGGCAATTAGCCAACTCAAGAAAAAAGTATTGGTGATTGATTTGGACCCTCAGTCCTATTCGTTAACAGATTTTTTTCTGCGCGATCTTTCGATTGATGAAATTGATAAAAAAAATGCCTACCATGCATTCTCGGACCGCAAACAACTAAAAGATTGTATGTTCCCATCCCAAGGTATCACGGTGATCCCTTGCTCCCCTGATTTACAAGATTTGGGTGCTGAACTACAAAACGATCCAGGTTTACTCCTACGTTCCAAAAAAGAAATCTCATCTTTACCCTTCGACTATGTGATCATTGATACTCCGCCTTCACCGGTATACGAATTCAAAATTGGTTTGTATGCTGCTGATATCGTTCTCTCTCCACTCACTTACGACCGGTGGAGTTTATCTGGATTATTGAAAGCTAAAAAACAAGTTGAGTTAATCGGTCGATCTGGACTCAAAACTCCAAAACATGTTGCCGTTCCCTCTATGGTATCTGACAAAACTAAAGACGATGTGATTGATATCCTTAAAGAAGGGAAATTCAAACACACAAAATCCTATATCACTCGATCAGCGGCAGTTCAGTCAGCCATCATGAAAGGAAATGGTTTGAAATCTGGATCCAAATCAGAACAAGAATTTTCATCTTTAGCAAGTGAGGTGATTTCCTTATGA
- a CDS encoding ParB N-terminal domain-containing protein, whose amino-acid sequence MSTKTKKSAMIDSLGQNILVSNKESFKLTTSSNKNWELSPVRNANVSELLDHPDNIKFFDYWDKSKKEDELAWSRFVDRIKKGGIHDPLIVFGPRASAVGFSLKPNTLITGHRRKKALRELGITEAPVRFIEGKITLRELEVLMLSDNFDRRQIKDPAQVIYILVNLFPDTFQKDNRGGDITSKDNATLAEISKTQGISVPQLKRYKAVYREALRLAQSAKQNQPGPTEFKQALKNLANKRKAAPKQKPKTDIKTMFAKRFPFLGSKLSKAEQSKLFQAIEKLVN is encoded by the coding sequence ATGAGTACAAAGACAAAGAAATCGGCAATGATTGACTCTCTTGGGCAAAACATTCTTGTCTCCAATAAAGAATCATTCAAACTCACAACCTCCTCAAACAAAAACTGGGAACTCAGTCCTGTTCGGAATGCCAATGTATCGGAACTTCTGGATCATCCTGACAACATCAAGTTTTTTGACTACTGGGATAAATCCAAAAAAGAAGATGAGTTGGCTTGGAGTCGTTTTGTGGACCGAATCAAAAAAGGTGGGATCCATGATCCACTCATTGTCTTTGGACCAAGAGCCAGCGCCGTTGGGTTTTCCTTAAAGCCAAACACTCTCATCACAGGCCATAGAAGAAAAAAAGCCCTAAGGGAATTAGGAATCACCGAAGCACCCGTTCGCTTCATCGAAGGAAAAATCACACTCCGTGAACTAGAAGTTTTGATGTTGTCTGACAACTTTGACAGACGCCAAATCAAAGACCCAGCACAAGTCATTTATATATTAGTGAATCTATTTCCAGACACCTTCCAAAAAGACAACCGTGGTGGAGATATCACATCCAAAGACAACGCAACACTTGCCGAAATTTCCAAAACTCAAGGTATTTCCGTTCCCCAACTCAAACGCTATAAAGCGGTTTATCGAGAGGCCTTGAGGTTAGCACAAAGTGCAAAACAAAACCAACCTGGACCAACTGAGTTCAAACAAGCTCTAAAGAATTTAGCAAATAAACGAAAAGCTGCTCCAAAACAAAAACCAAAGACAGACATCAAAACCATGTTTGCAAAACGCTTTCCATTCTTGGGTTCCAAACTTTCGAAAGCTGAACAATCAAAACTCTTCCAAGCAATTGAAAAGTTAGTGAATTAA
- a CDS encoding DUF2779 domain-containing protein, with protein MSMPKPTKTRYLTKSRYQLAGECPTKLYYASNPEYANQSQEDSFLESLAEGGYQVGELAKLYEMDSDSFEIEGLAIESAVKETELLLQKDKVTIFEAAIRYQNLLIRADILKKNGNQIELIEVKAKSFAGTDESAFLNARGDQINSAYSSYLEDVAFQTFVLKKAYPQYRIKSYLMLANKNAKATVNGLNQIFKITQENGRKQIQIDEPLLKITGLGGKILIKVCVDAVLPLIYEAEGMAVYEKRIQDLATSYETNTKIQPTISTTCKSCEFTCTESDVAEGKKDGFLECWTESLGLPKEAFAKPLVFELWNSRKSAQYLSESKYFLEDLSEEDLTINPSEDDTLSTSERQWLQLKKVLDGDKSVNLNTVGLKFEMDRWKFPLHFIDFETSTVAIPFYQGMSPYEEVAFQFSHHVVNEDGSVEHKGQYLSTEPGVFPNFDFVRHLKQELESDDGTIFRYSNHENTILNRIIEQLDESTEPDKQELIDWIKTITHSGGKNENTWVGDRDMVDLCEIVKKFHYDPRTKGSNSIKAVLPAVLNSSFYLQSIYNKPIYGNEIKSLNFKDKVWLETDPITKEATNPYDQLPDLFQGIEIPESELSLANKNKLARLSDGGAALTAFAFLQFMDCSERVRTKIKEALLKYCELDTLAMVFIYQYFRYEVDLGKQKDSPQFLRG; from the coding sequence ATGAGCATGCCTAAACCAACTAAAACCCGTTATCTTACAAAATCAAGATACCAATTAGCAGGAGAATGTCCGACAAAACTCTATTATGCAAGCAATCCAGAATATGCAAACCAAAGCCAAGAGGATAGTTTTTTGGAGAGTTTGGCGGAAGGTGGATACCAAGTTGGGGAATTGGCAAAGTTATATGAAATGGATTCGGATAGCTTTGAAATTGAAGGATTGGCAATTGAATCGGCCGTCAAAGAAACAGAATTACTTTTACAAAAAGATAAAGTCACCATCTTTGAAGCTGCAATCCGGTATCAGAATCTTCTCATCCGCGCTGACATTCTGAAAAAAAACGGAAACCAAATCGAACTCATTGAAGTAAAAGCCAAATCGTTTGCCGGGACAGATGAATCTGCATTCTTAAATGCAAGAGGTGATCAGATCAATTCAGCTTATAGTTCCTATCTAGAAGATGTGGCCTTTCAAACATTTGTTTTGAAGAAAGCCTATCCTCAATATCGAATTAAATCATATTTGATGTTGGCTAATAAAAATGCAAAAGCAACCGTCAATGGTCTAAATCAAATTTTTAAAATCACTCAAGAGAATGGTAGAAAACAAATTCAAATCGACGAACCACTTTTGAAGATAACTGGACTTGGTGGGAAGATTTTAATCAAAGTTTGTGTCGATGCCGTTTTGCCATTGATCTACGAAGCAGAAGGGATGGCGGTTTATGAAAAACGAATTCAAGATCTAGCCACAAGTTACGAAACAAACACCAAAATCCAACCAACCATTTCTACGACTTGTAAGTCCTGTGAATTCACTTGCACCGAAAGTGATGTGGCCGAAGGAAAAAAAGATGGATTCTTAGAATGTTGGACGGAAAGCCTTGGCCTTCCAAAAGAGGCATTTGCTAAACCCCTTGTATTCGAATTATGGAATTCAAGAAAGTCAGCACAATATTTAAGCGAGTCGAAATACTTCTTAGAAGATCTTTCGGAAGAGGATCTGACGATCAATCCAAGTGAGGATGATACTCTATCTACTTCGGAACGCCAATGGCTCCAATTGAAAAAAGTTTTAGATGGGGATAAGTCTGTTAATTTGAATACAGTAGGCCTAAAATTTGAAATGGATCGTTGGAAATTTCCACTCCATTTTATTGACTTTGAAACATCCACTGTTGCAATTCCGTTCTATCAAGGAATGTCACCTTATGAAGAAGTTGCCTTTCAATTTTCACACCATGTAGTGAACGAGGACGGTTCTGTAGAACACAAAGGACAATATCTTTCGACGGAACCCGGAGTTTTTCCCAACTTTGATTTTGTCCGTCATCTCAAACAAGAATTAGAATCCGATGATGGCACAATCTTTCGTTATTCCAATCATGAAAATACCATTCTAAATCGAATCATAGAACAATTGGATGAATCTACGGAACCTGATAAACAAGAATTAATCGATTGGATCAAAACGATCACTCACTCTGGTGGGAAGAATGAAAATACTTGGGTAGGGGATCGCGATATGGTGGATTTATGTGAGATCGTAAAAAAATTCCATTATGATCCGAGAACTAAAGGTTCTAATTCCATCAAAGCAGTGCTTCCGGCCGTTTTAAATTCGTCTTTCTATTTACAATCAATCTACAACAAACCCATTTATGGAAATGAAATCAAAAGTTTGAATTTCAAAGATAAAGTATGGTTAGAGACCGATCCAATTACGAAAGAAGCAACCAATCCATATGACCAACTCCCTGATCTTTTTCAAGGAATAGAAATACCTGAATCGGAGCTCAGTTTGGCCAATAAAAATAAGTTAGCTCGTTTGAGTGATGGTGGGGCTGCACTCACTGCCTTTGCCTTTTTACAATTTATGGATTGTTCAGAGCGTGTTCGAACCAAAATCAAAGAAGCACTTTTGAAGTATTGTGAGCTCGACACTCTGGCTATGGTTTTTATTTACCAATACTTTCGATATGAAGTGGACTTAGGAAAACAGAAAGACTCTCCCCAGTTTCTAAGAGGGTAA
- a CDS encoding ADP-ribosylglycohydrolase family protein translates to MMIEKQNESIHSGILGFVVGDALGVPVEFESREELKQNPVSGMIGYGTHHQPPGTWSDDSSLMFCLMETFVAGFDLRKLGNRFINWLDIGYWTPYGKAFDVGIGTRKAIDRLRDTSIHPKEAGGSGEKDNGNGASMRILPLCFALQNQPLEERVSFVSDVSSLTHKHPKSLIGSTFLIELGIALQQGKSIPESIQIAQEHTKTIFREEKELNHYKRLLLDPKEIQNLPEEEIHSSGYVVHTLEACVWTLLKTTSFREAVLMAVNLGDDTDTVGAITGGLAGIHYGQNQIPKEWISVLARKEDILALVDSFVKSIKGNLA, encoded by the coding sequence ATGATGATAGAAAAACAAAACGAATCAATCCATTCTGGAATCCTTGGATTTGTAGTAGGGGATGCCCTTGGTGTTCCAGTTGAATTTGAATCACGCGAGGAATTAAAACAGAATCCTGTATCCGGCATGATAGGATATGGAACCCACCACCAACCTCCTGGTACTTGGTCCGATGATAGTTCGCTTATGTTTTGTTTGATGGAAACATTTGTGGCTGGCTTTGATCTAAGGAAACTTGGTAACCGATTTATAAATTGGTTAGATATTGGTTACTGGACTCCCTATGGTAAGGCATTTGATGTTGGGATCGGGACTAGAAAGGCAATTGATCGTTTGCGAGATACTTCCATCCATCCCAAAGAGGCAGGCGGATCTGGTGAAAAAGACAATGGGAATGGTGCTTCTATGCGAATCCTTCCATTGTGTTTTGCATTACAAAACCAACCTTTGGAAGAAAGAGTTTCCTTTGTTTCCGATGTTTCTTCTTTAACTCACAAACATCCAAAGAGTTTGATTGGATCTACGTTTCTTATCGAACTAGGGATAGCATTACAACAAGGGAAATCAATCCCTGAAAGTATCCAGATCGCACAGGAACATACTAAAACCATCTTTCGTGAAGAAAAAGAATTAAACCATTACAAACGATTGTTATTGGATCCAAAAGAAATTCAAAATCTCCCGGAAGAAGAAATCCATTCTTCAGGATATGTGGTTCATACCTTAGAGGCATGTGTGTGGACATTATTAAAGACAACATCCTTTCGAGAGGCCGTTCTTATGGCTGTGAATTTAGGAGATGATACGGATACAGTGGGTGCAATCACGGGTGGCCTTGCTGGAATTCATTATGGCCAAAATCAAATTCCAAAAGAATGGATTAGTGTTTTGGCAAGGAAAGAGGATATATTGGCGTTGGTAGATTCGTTTGTGAAAAGTATAAAAGGGAATTTGGCTTAA